The window GAGAGTGTTGTGTGAGTAAAAGTAGTCAAAGAATGTAGTCAGACAGCAAAAATAGAAAATCACCCATCACAGCACAAAAGAGAGCACTGAGTCAAGATTAATGGGAGGATGCCTTACCTCTCCTGAGGTGGCTGAAGTGGAAGTTCCTGACTGTCAGAAGCCTTCGCTGAAAATGATTACTTCTGGTACTCACTCTGGTGTGTTGAAATAGCACGAACTCCTGGACATTGGCACCGTGTAAGATAGAAGGTTGTTTATAAAATGATTTTAGCCTCGATTTAATGGACTTTGTAATGACTATTACAGCAGCTTCAGTCCTCTTGTCAGCATTGGTTTCAACAACATGGCAAATCATTCCTACTCCGCTGAGCAGGTCACTACTTGAAAACATTTAAGATGGAAATGTAGATTCTTGTTGAAGAAACAAGACACATTTGAATCGTAGAGTGCTCAGTTAAAGCAAAGCTTGTCCTTGGCAGCTCTCCTACATTCATATGAAGATTTAGAtgtgaaaaagtaaaagaaagagagagggatAGATCTCTGGTGATTGAGATTCTGGTGCATGGGTAGCAACTAAATTCAATGAATGCCCCCACGGCCGACCCTCGGAAAATTTCCATGCAGAGGCAATTGTTGTGTGGATAAATGATTTCATTTCAAATGTGAGAGATGAATGTGGTAGAGTGTACAGCTGCATTTCATTTTCTGCTTATTTAATTTTGTGGGTTAGGGTTTTAGAATGATTCAACAGGTGAAAAACCTGAAATGAACAAATGTGCACATTCATATTAGAATTCAAAGCCTTTTCccccaaaacaaaataaacaatttatgactttttttttaatgtgttggtgTGCCAGTGGACATCAAATAGAACAATGTAACAGATGAAAAAGGAAAACTTCAGAGTGGAGTGGTGCAAAATGGAAAAAAGTTGACATCACTGTGCCTCTTTGCACAGCTGGTAGAAACTGAAAAACTAATTAGCTGGTATTAATGGGGACTTTACATCTCCATTTGTGTTTCTCCTACCAAGCTCCTATTCACTTTGGTTCGGTtcatatcttttttttgtggcctttcaTTGTGCGGGATATTATTCTGGCTCATGTTCTAAAACAGTTTAAACAAAACTGCTTGTAAAGCCTAACACTCTTCAACACATAAATATATCCACACAACTTTTCACAACATGAAGCTCAAATTTCCAGTAGAGACTGAAAAATATGAACTAGTACTAGATTTCTGAAAGGATGCCACCGAAGCAGTGATAATTTAGTGAGTAGGTGATTTGTCATCACACTTTCTTACGTGATTCTGGAAATATTTTTTAGCCACATATCACAGCATGGCCCCCACTGGGAGGAACACATGAAGGGCAGCTTAGCGTGTCTTTCATGCATCGTAGGCCTCAAAGAAAGTATGACGGCACTACGCCTTTAACTAAAAAGGCAAAAGGTACAGCAGAAAAAGCTTTGAGTGTGAATGTTTTTGGTTAATTAGAGCTTGAATTTGAGTTTTTTCACTTTGGATAGAAATTCCCTTATGCAAGTGCTCCTGAAAATGCAAATGATTGCAGAAGTGCATATTCATAGATGGAAAATGGAGTCCTCATTTGCCTTGATAACACCACAGGAGCCTTTTGTAGATTTCTTTGAGCATCTTTATATCGAGTGGGAGGGACTGTCCGGTTTTAGAGGTTGGATTTTGCATGTTCTAAAGCTTAGAGAAAATTTACATTAAATCAAATATGAAACAAACTGTCTTACTTGCAGGTTAATTAGTGTGCAGCTTCTTTGTAAAACCGTTGCCCGACACAACATAGCAGCTCAGAGGGTGGTATGTTTGAGTGGTCAGTGAGAATAAGAAGAATGGGGGAGGGAAGTAACAGTGCAGATAGACTGTCAAGAAAAGGCCATGGGATCGCTGCACAGAAAAGCAGTGAAAGTTGTGACTCTAGGATGGCACGACTCCGAGGTAAGTGTTCAGGCTTGGCGCTACAAAGGGCAGCATAGTGCTTACTTTGATTGAATCAATTGCTCTGTGTAAGTAGCTGCTGGTGTCGGCCTCCCCGGGGTGACAGTGAGGTCTGCAGAGAGTGCACCAATCCAGCCATCCATGGCAAGAGAACAGGAAGGATTAACAGAGCAATGCATCATAGCTGTGGCAACCAGCGATGTGTAGCAGACTGTATTTATTGACTCATTGACTGTATTGATTGtctcaaatgatgaaaagtcCAGAGACAACAGACACAGAGGGTtatggaaaataaagaaaagaataagaaagaaaatatgATCGTCATGGGTCAGTTTCACATTTGCTGATAAACTTCTGCACTGTCTTGCTTAAGTTAAGCTCATACAGTTACATCTTAAGTAATTTACCTGGGCATGTATGTGGATTTACCTTGACAGCAAATTCTCTCTGACATTGACTTTGTTCTAGCGGCAGCAGTTTATTTAACACACCATTAATCTCTAATGACAGAAGACAGGGTTGCAGCAGATGTTTGGTAACAAACGTCTGCTTGGTCCTACAGTGTTTTTCTTTACCCTCATTGACATGTGTTGCTGTGAAAGGGAGGGTCATGAGGCAAACAGCACTGTTATAGTTAGCAGATATTTTGGGGTGTGTTCCGGAAATCATCTTTGTCCAGATGCAGAATTGGTTGATGCACATGGGGTGGATGGACTAATTTGCAAAATTATACTAAAGCCACTGATACTGCACCACATCAGAGTGCATGGTCATCAGTATGTTAATGTTCAACTGTGCTGTGAAACAATCCAATTATTGAATGATGGCCAATGTACATCAGCTCCCTTATTGGATATGCGTGCAATTAAGTGCAGAGCAACCAGAACAGTGACACAGAGTAAATTAACACTTTGGTAAACTTAAAAGGATTGTCTCCACTCAGAACACGGACAACTAAAAAGATGAGCACATGTCAAATGGATATAATACTGTATATATTCTCCTTTCTCTGTCTTCTATAGCTGCAGGACTGTGTTGAAAGAAATGATACAGAGCACTTCACGGCCTCAGCCTTTGAAATAGAATATATCTTTGTTCTGAATGCTGGTGAGTGGGTGTGAGGGCAACAAACTGCGGAAAAGTAAAGGAGGAAGAAACAAGCAGAGTTTACCCTTAGGGCTCATGAGGTAAGGACACTTAACTCATCGCATGCATCGCCAAAGTCAACATGATTTTCATCAGTTCTTTGcttaaaacacaaaaagaataaatcagCTCATTtacacaaatataaatatattttatgtTTAGTATACACAATAATGATTTGCCATTATCAAGAAAAAGCATGTCAGTAAACTTTTGCTAAGGGATACAGACACTGCAAGGACAGCCATGATTGATTGGCGTGCTCAAGCACTCTCTCTTATGATGAAGGGGGACAATAGACGTTTTAGTGAGAAGGCTGGTGGTGTGGCTGAGCGGTGCCATGCTAGTCCTGAGAGCTGCGAGATTCACTGTCCTCCTCGAGCTCCCATTCAAAGTTCTGGCCTGTCATTtggtagaacatcatgttaaaGGGTTTGTAGAACTTGTGCAGCCTGCGAATCACGTCTGGGTCAATTTTAGGGTGAGTTCTCCCTTTAGACTTGCCGAGGCATCTTGGGGTACTGCTGTCCTCTGGCTTCTTCAGACATGGAAATCCTTTAGTTTTATTAAAGTAAAAGTGTTTGTCTGTGACGATCCGCTTCAGTCCCAGAAAGTCCTGCACTTTGGCCATCTCTCCCGCAGGATCCACAATGAGCCTCTCCCCGCTGACAAAGTGCATTTGGGAGAGAGGGAAATACTGCATCCAGCTCTCCAGATGAAGCGCATATATTCCTATACGCAACGCACTCCAGGAGGCATCTATTAGACCCAGCGTCCTGTTCTTAAAAGCCAGAACCTCAAAAGTGGGGATTTCTGGTTTCTTGGACAAAGTCTGTGTATAGTCTGAAATGGCTCTTGTGACAGGATTACGCACCACAATAATAAGCTTGATGTCCCTGGCCATGGAGTGGATGCGCTTCGGGGCATGGTTAGTCACAAAGTAGCTGGGTGTCTTCTCCATGGTGATCTGCCCCTCCAGTGTTGAAGGCATCAGGTCtctgagaacagaaacagtaCAGAGAAGAAAACAGCTTAGGACGGTATTACACTCAACACCTCTATAGTGCAATTGAAATACCCAAGGACACGATACAAGCAAATTTGGTACATTTATTAAGCAGAGTATTATTTGAAATTACAAGTGAAAATAACTGTTATTATCACTGGACATTATGTTGTGAGGAGAAACATACAGCTAATTACATCCATGGAGTAATATGCAAGAGATAAAAGAAAGAAGATGAAACGGCAGGCAAGCAAGTATGCTCATTGCTTAATTGACTCCATCTGTGTTACTCCAGGAGCTGTTTTGGAACTTTAATAATGAGTTCACTGCATATCATTAATACTGGGGTGCCTGGGGTATTGttttgtcatacatttattATGCATGCAAGGCTCAAACTCTGTACAGGCAGTTTTATTTCTTATCCACATGCACTTCCCCAGCAATGGGTGCATGtggctctttttcttttccaatttGTGCTACATTTAAGGTTGCAGGCTGCTCATTGAAGGCAGCTATGATTAATTATTAGATTCAAGAAGATAATTTGTAGTATGGAAGAAATGTCCTCAATTTGAGATACTTTTCTGAGGGGGTAATGGGAAGCCATTGCCATGACTGTTACTTTCAACCTGGTTAGCCTGTGTGAGAATAAGTCATACAGTAGTAGAGAGGCAAGTGCTTCACATGCACCAAGGCAAGTCTTGTTTCTGCGGTTCATATTTTTGTATCAATAATAAACCATAGCAATTGCCTCTAGCAAATCCTTATCAAATGTTTACACTCGTGTTCATTCCAATCCGtactgttttctttgtttgtagGCTATGTGATTCACTGCTAAATTGGTACATTAAATCCACTGTGAGACATGCGGATTATTTAACTACTAACAAAAAAGAACACTCTGTAATATACAAATACACTGTTTTTCCCACCCAAGTAGGTAATGTAAAATCCCAATAATTCAAAGACTTGGTAAGATATTCACAAAGGTAGGGAAGGGACTTCTATGTCATActcaaataaaagctttttccCTGTCCCTGTAGTATGTTTTTCCATTTGGCTGTCCTGCACCACAAGCCTACAGTTGTAACAATATAGTCACATCAATCATTTGCATCTTGGACATATTCTAAATGAACTGTTCTCCAACAAAGAATCCAATTTGCTCTGCTAAACATAAAAGCTGTTATGCACATATCGACCACCctaacacacatgcatacatggACACTAGGCTGAAAGTCTCACAAGTGGCCTGGTAATTGCATCTCAGTAACAGTATTGCCTTCCTGATGGGTAATTTCCCTCTGGATTATGTTTGTCTCTTGGCAGTATAGAACTGTGGTTACTTCTGGGCCTGTAATGGGATATCAAACATATCTACAGATAGCTTGGTGACGAGGAAGAGTATTAGTTTTCATTATATTCCCTCACTTTCCCTACTTCACCTTTACACTAATGAATAGCTAAAGATTTTTGTAACCTTTCAAGGACTTCGGCTCTGCCTACCATTTAAGTCCAAAGTACAGTGGAAGGGCTGAGGGTGCAAcaacaagtgaaaaaaaaaggaagaaaaaaaacctccaatAAACTGCTGCAAATTACCTTCAAGCAACCGTTATTCTACTGTATGGACAGTGCAGTATCTCACTGGTAATCTTTGGAGCATATCCAATTGACAGGATAGATATACAATGTTCAAGGTTACTTTTTTGAAGGCATGCACATAACAAGTCATTGTCCTAATCATGCTCAGTGCTAATCATCAAAAATGTAATTATACAACAATGAAAACGGCACAAGCAAGTACTTTGTTATTGTGCTTTTGATTGGGGAATCAGTCATGGATCATGTACGTCTAAAATGTCAGTGGGAAGGCAAGGCgggaaccaaatcaaaatgctGATAAACAAGCTAATTTCTCCATGCATGGTAAATGTCTCCTCTGGCCTTGCAGTCTAGTGGAACTGAAGTAAACAAGAGCAAACGGTTAACTCTCGCTTTTTGTCTCCTCTGcatcagctgctgcagctctaCACAGGTCATTCAGGTGGGTAGTTAGATAAAATCCATAGTGCTAAAGAGGCCTTCCTGACCATCTGTTGTTTACCGACTCACATTGAGAACACAACACATGACATTAATTTTCTTGCATTTTAACGCACGTCCAAAGCTTTGTTCGCATGGCAAACCTAAGTGTGAAGACCGAGTAAAGGTGCTTTATACAGGGTCTAATCATAAAGGATCAGTACCAGGGGAAGCATATAGTATATCATTCAGTATGCCTGCACGGTGATTTAAGTTGCAACTTTTAAGTATCACAAGTATGGAAGTTGAAAAAGTATGGAATGACTAATGTGTAAAATGTGAGTGTCTCCACTAGAAATACTTCCATGGAAAATGATGAACAAAACCTATTTACCTAGATTTAAATGTAATAAAGCAATCATCCAAGTATGCCTGTTGTGTACAGTAACTTAGGCATGAAATCCATTTCACATTCACGTCATGTGAAATTCAAATCTGGAGGATGCCCAGTCATCTCTAAGGCCTGATTCATCATTCAGAATGTGTAGTATACACAATCACATTACAGTTTTGTCTTTATTAAGACAGAAAGCTATCTTCATAGATAATCACCTCTCCTCgtgcttaaaaaaaacccacGCAAAAGTACTTTGGAATATGCCCAAGCATTTAACTCAATGTTTCATTACTTTCTGTCAAATGGGTGCTTGGGGATTATTTTGAGGCACGATGAGGTGAGGGATCACACTAATTTACATTCTCAGATACTAACAGGTCTGAGCTCTTCCTGGAGAAGTTGAGTTTCTTcaaaaaaagcttattttttgctAATAAAGTCTGGCAGAGGAATGAAAGCTGCCTCCGTCTCTCATTTGAATTGATCGCATCTCAACTGCAGAGTATCGGTCCCTAAACTTCCTCCATGTCATGTCAAATACAATCAATTATTCTTAAAGAGAACACTCCTAACGCACTTCTAAGTCCTTGAAGAGCATGACTTGGAGACAGCTCCTCTAATGCCAGTAGGGATCCTTTGAATTATGCCTACAACATACTATGCTGACATATATAGCAGTATTGACTCTGTAACAGAGAATAATCCTTTTGTCATGTAGGTGTcattttcaggaaaaaaaagagagaagttCAAAGATAGAAGCTACAGTCAGTTTTATGTAAAagatatatttttcataaagcCCGCTTGTCAGTAAATCCACGCTTTTGCTTTGACTACAGGCAGACAATGGAGGTTTAATGAATGACAATTCTTTTATTGTAATACTCTGTGTAAGATTGTACATATCAATCAAGACTGGAAGAACCTATTCATCAACACCAGTCAGTCTGGACATGTGAAGTGGAAGATACTGTGGTCAGTTTGCAATGAATAACCCAATTATTTCACCCTGAGTGACATATTTGTGATTACAGATGCACAAAAGAGAAAGACGCGAGTTTCCTGcaaagtggagaaaaaaaaaacaaaggaagaaAATAAGTCAGTCTGTGCTCAGCTctcaacaagtgtgtgtgtttggcagGCAAAACAACAAGCCCACAGGCCAAAGCAAGGGGGTCCTAGTGGGTCAGTTGTAGAGTGGGAGGCATTGTTTTGTCACGGTGAAGGTGCAACTTTCAGGAGGAAAACAAATGCACAGTACACAGCCTGACCAATCAGAGAAAGATAAAGTTGCAGCAGAGagttggtttgtttttgtttttctccacttgAAACTGACCCCACCAACTCAGCGTAGTAAAAGCGTCCTATTGGTGGTAATGCCTTGAAGCTGTGCGCTGGAAATCCTTacgtgatatatatatatatatatatatatatatattgcatgTCGGCAAAACTGGGATCATTACAAGCATTCTGTTGTATGTCATCGAGAGACAAATGTGACAAAGGAACATTTAAAAGAGCCAGCCATGAGGGGAATTAAGctgaaacattttttaatctatctgACAAATTTGCTTTTTTTCACTCTTTAATAAAATTACAAAAGCCGTCATATTCAGTTATTGTCCTTTTATCCTGTCCGTAATATTACTCCCACCAttaattttgtttctattttttttgttatggatCCTCAGCTATAATTTGTCCATTATTTCTGAAATCTATGAGACATTTCAAACTAAACTTTACTATTAAAAAAAGTCCTCAAACTGAAACAATCATATAAGTAATTTGTTCATACAATACAACTGATAATGGTGTTATGTAAAGGGCCGTCCTCACAAGTGGCAGAAGGGAAATAAGACTCATATGAGCCTTTCCACAACAGAGCTGACATCTTGAGTTTTTGTCAGAGAAATCACCAAATCCTCATAAGGAAAGTGGGGGGCGGGGAGTGCTGCAGCTAAGTGCTAAGCTTTCAACTACAGGCCTTTGTGTGACATGAGATTGAGACCAACAGATGTTCCATCAATAACACAACATTACTTTACTGGAGCAATTTCTTTCTCTTCCTGGCTGGGTTTGGGAAATTATGGTTAGAGTTCGAAAACAATCATGGTTAGGTTTTAACAGTCTAGTAACAAAAGAGGAATAaaagtctgtttttatttaaagacatGTCAAGACATCAGCACATTACAACATTTGAGCAGTTGTGAGGCAGATGCagagaaatgttgctgctgttaTGATCATCACATCTGTCCAGGACCACTTTGTCATGTATATGCATTTCAgaaagaaagggaaagaaaacattttctgtAATAATCCCTACTGGGAAATTATAGTGTTGCAGTTGCTTTAGAGTGGTTCTCAggacagagccagccttctttatcactTTGTTCAGATTCTTTGAGTCAATGGTTCTTTGATGCTGCAGCCCTAACAGATGGCTGGAAAGACAGACATATAGAAGATATGCAACACCTTGGTGCAAACACTAACAGACCTAAGCTTCCTCAGGAAGCTGGGGCTTCATGTAGACATCCTCAATGTTGCATTTCCAGCCCAGTCTATTTTCCAGGTGAACACCAAGTTATCTGTAATCCTCCACCTCTTCCCCTAAGACAAAGATCACATTAAAAAATAGATGATTGTTCCTACACTGTGCCATAATATGTTCAACCAGTTCCCTGTACTCAGCCTCTTGACCATCAATGATACACCAAGCAACTGCAGAGTCATGCAAGTGCTGCCTTTCTCCAGATGCCAATGGGCTTGTTGAAGCGGGTAGATAATGGCATCTTCAACCTCAGCCCAAAAACGATAAGGAAACTGAAAGGGGCTTAATTGCTTATTTAATTGAGCCAATAGCAGTGTCTCCGGGTTTAGCTATTGTTTAACACTGTCTCTGTTGTTATGTGTGTGTCACAACAAGATAACCCAAATCCCTGACCTGAAATGAATGCAGCTCGCACCAGTGTCATAACAAATACAACCACGAGAGTTTCTGTTTTCAGGACTTTCTTGTTCAAATTTAGGTTTAATTCATTCGTCTGTGTTGAATCTACCCAAAGACTATATGCTACAGACAATGCAAGTGGGTTCTACATTTGTGAGCATTTATATCTATACTGTTGCATGTGTTTGCATTGAGTGCCAGCTTCCCTGTGAGCCTTTTATGCCACACTgttgagtttctttttttctactttaCAGCTCTACTCTACAACTCAGACAATCGAGTCAATGTTGGAGCCGATGAATGTTAATACCAGTTGTTTTTAATGAAATCACCCACACATAGAAAAAGGGAGATGAAAACAGGACATTTTACATTTGCACTATGATAGTGCAGGGGTACaataatattatattataatattaaAGTATATAATATTAAGATGCCATGTTGCTGTTGAACTGTACTGTCACACTGCAGTACAAATTATTTCAACAATTTGATAAAATAAAAGTGCATCCCAGTATCTGTGAGGCCTTTACCTCACTCAGCTTTTTATTATGATGAATGTGTTCCTTCTGTACATGAACACATGATTTTTCTGCCAGTTACAGTTTTGTGTGCTTTTCATTGTAGATTTCGGTTTTCTCTACGCTTTTCTCTCATGCTTAAAATGGGGTGAGCTCAGCTGGACAAAGGTGACGTCACACTTTTCTTTGCAGGGTTTAGGCTATTTTCAGACTGCAGGGAAACAAGATTTATTTCTCAGATCTGatctttcagtcttttttttcttttgatctcCAAGCTGTGGTAACAGTATCAATATAGGTGATAGAAACAACAAAGCTTCAATGGTGCTACAGTGTTAGACTGGAGGTTCTTTTGAGCTTTGCCTGCACTGGAGACCTTTCTCAAACTGTCAGCAAGCAGTTCATTTAGGCACTTACACAAATGGCTGTTTTTCCTCTGGTAATAGCAGAAGGAATCTGCTCAGCACTGGGGTTGACCCGGATTCCATGTGATCGATGTTGGTTGCATTGTGAGTGACGTAAAAGACAATTTGAAATCTGTTTTAAGACCTTTATATTTTTTCCTCAGACTTTCTGAAATCAATCCAGATACAATttcaaaatgccaaaaataagagaaaaaaaataaatacattttttgggCTTGCaattagattagattacattttaaaaaaatcccacCCACACAGGCACACATTAGTTTTTGTGTTAAATcgttaaaaaaattatttattttaaaccaAACTGTATGCTTATCTTGTTGTCTTTCCACCTTGGAGTGCTTTGCCCCATCTGCGTGATTTCATCATGGCTTCacaactttgtttttctttttaattaaatcaaatttttttctCTGATGACAGGATTTATGTCTAATTATACTGCCACAAGTTCTTTGACATCACTCTCAATCTTCTCCGAAC is drawn from Odontesthes bonariensis isolate fOdoBon6 chromosome 21, fOdoBon6.hap1, whole genome shotgun sequence and contains these coding sequences:
- the hs3st4 gene encoding heparan sulfate glucosamine 3-O-sulfotransferase 4; this encodes MAFWSSTSVFTSKVPRKILFMFTLSLSVTYLFYSLMSCYNSLQFPLQENYVYQGRLVTEETTFVTLREKLYSASQGFTEFTDAERATSIPTVKEHAEAEQRTVEWIRTQASPTKSAAAYHTTALEREHQEFSTTDSELRVNCTPDYGEKKLPQTIIIGVKKGGTRALLEALRVHPDVRAVGNEPHFFDRNYEKGLDWYRDLMPSTLEGQITMEKTPSYFVTNHAPKRIHSMARDIKLIIVVRNPVTRAISDYTQTLSKKPEIPTFEVLAFKNRTLGLIDASWSALRIGIYALHLESWMQYFPLSQMHFVSGERLIVDPAGEMAKVQDFLGLKRIVTDKHFYFNKTKGFPCLKKPEDSSTPRCLGKSKGRTHPKIDPDVIRRLHKFYKPFNMMFYQMTGQNFEWELEEDSESRSSQD